The following DNA comes from Candidatus Methylomirabilis sp..
GGAGGGTCGCCACCACATTGAAGTAGGGCCGACCCCGGTAGCGGAAGGTATCCTGCCGGGCCGCGAGGCCCAGGGCCTTGAACTCCCCCTCCAGGCGCTCCCCGGCGGCGGCGAGCCGGGCCGGGTCCTGCGCCCCATGGCGGGGTCCGCTGAAGGCGGCCACCCAGCGCCGGAGCGCCCCCTCCTCCACCGTCTGGAGCAGCCGCTGGACCGCTGCCGCGTCCATCCCCATCCACGCCGCGTAGTGCCCTCTCAGAGGCCCAGGGCCTGCGGCATCTCGTCCAGGCGACTCACCGTGGCATCCGGCACCACGCCCAGCTCGTCCAGGGGCGCCCCGGCCCGATTCACCCAGCAGACCCGAAACCCGAAGGCCCTGGCCCCGACGACATCGAAGCTGTTGGAGGAGACGAAGACGATCCGCTCCTTCGGGACGCCGAGGTGCTTCGGCCCGAGGGCATAGACGACGGGAGAGGGCTTGTAGGTGCGAACCTCGTCCGCGCTCAGGACGTGGGCCAGGTGCGGTCCCAGGCCGGTGTGCTCAACAACCGCCTGGAGCATCCGTGGGGAGCCATTGGAAAGGATGGCGAGCGGGGTGCCGCGGAGTGCCTCCACCATCTTGGCCACCTCGGGGTAGGCGTCGAGGCGGAGATAGGCCTCCAGGAGCCGCGTGTGCTGCGCCGGGTCCAGGCGGAGGTTCAGCCGCCGGGTGGCGAAGCGCAACGCGGCCTCGGTTACGCTCCAGAAGTCCTCATAGCGCCCCATGAGGGCCCGGAGCCAGGTGTACTCGAGCTGCT
Coding sequences within:
- a CDS encoding haloacid dehalogenase type II, giving the protein MPTVGAFLFDAYGTLFDVHSVIAECRRVTAEAEALSQLWRSKQLEYTWLRALMGRYEDFWSVTEAALRFATRRLNLRLDPAQHTRLLEAYLRLDAYPEVAKMVEALRGTPLAILSNGSPRMLQAVVEHTGLGPHLAHVLSADEVRTYKPSPVVYALGPKHLGVPKERIVFVSSNSFDVVGARAFGFRVCWVNRAGAPLDELGVVPDATVSRLDEMPQALGL